A genomic segment from Cyprinus carpio isolate SPL01 chromosome A4, ASM1834038v1, whole genome shotgun sequence encodes:
- the LOC109058948 gene encoding secretagogin-like produces MDCAFANLDAAGFLQIWQHFDADDNGYIEGKELDDFFRHMLEKLGPKDKITGERVQQIKKSFMSTYDLTSDGRLAIHELANMILPQDENFLLIFRREAPLDNSVEFMKIWRNYDADSSGYISAVELKGFLKDLFQHHKKNIPSRKLDEYTNTMMSIFDKNKDGRLDLNDLARILALQDNFLLQFKMDASSQDERKRDFEKIFAHYDVSKTGALEGPEVDGFVKDMMELVRPSIRGVDLDKLREVLLRHCDVNKDGKIQKSELALCLGVKLKSLAQ; encoded by the exons ATGGACTGTGCCTTTGCCAATCTAGATGCTGCTGGTTTTCTACAAATCTGGCAACACTTTGATGCTGATG ATAATGGCTACATTGAAGGGAAAGAGTTGGATGACTTTTTCCGTCACATGCTGGAAAAATTAGGGCCAAag GATAAGATTACAGGGGAGAGAGTACAGCAGATAAAGAAGAGCTTTATGTCTACCTATGATCTCACATCTGATGGACGCTTGGCGATCCACGAA CTAGCCAACATGATCCTGCCACAGGATGAGAACTTCCTTCTTATCTTCCGTAGAGAGGCTCCGTTGGATAACAGTGTGGAGTTCATGAAG ATCTGGAGGAATTATGATGCTGACAGCAGTGGTTACATATCAGCCGTGGAGCTCAAG GGATTCTTGAAGGACTTGTTTCAGCACCACAAAAAGAATATTCCCTCCAGGAAGTTGGATGAATACACAAATACCATG ATGAGcatttttgacaaaaacaaagaTGGGAGACTGGATCTTAATGATCTAGCCAG AATTCTGGCTCTGCAAGACAACTTCCTGTTGCAGTTCAAAATGGAT GCCAGCAGTCaagatgagagaaagagagactttgAGAAGATCTTTGCACATTATGATGTT AGTAAGACTGGAGCACTTGAAGGACCAGAGGTGGACGGTTTTGTCAAAGACATGATGGAGCTTGTCAGG CCCAGTATCAGAGGAGTTGATCTGGATAAATTGCGTGAGGTTCTGCTGCGCCACTGTGATGTGAATAAAGACGGGAAGATTCAGAAGAGTGAGCTGGCTCTGTGTTTGGGAGTAAAGCTTAAATCACTTGCACAATGA